The Sorangiineae bacterium MSr11954 DNA segment TCCCGTTTTCGGGGGGCTGCCTGCAAGTCCGTATACCTGAGCTAGTGAAGAAGAAGGACGTTGGCCACCGCCTCCGGATCGTCGGCCATCGGCACGTGACCGCATCCGTGCAGCGGAACGTGCCGTGCATTGGGAAGAAGACGCTTCGCGCGCCAAGCTTGCTGCGGCAGAAGGAGGAGGTCGCGCGTTCCCCATGCGATCGTCACCGGCACGTGGATCTCTTCGCCGCGGGCGAAGCGGTACAATTGAGCCGAGTCCAACGTTTCATCGAACGCCGGCGCGTCGAGCAGCGCGGTCAAGTCGAGGAGCACGTCGTCGACGTCGAGCCTCGATGGGCGCGCGAAGAACGGGCCCGCGAGCAAGCTGCGCAAGGTCCTCGATCGCGCCAGGCGCGGTGCAAATGGACGAACACGCCGGCCGATGGAGCGCGCGCTCCGAAGTACGGACTGCGCATATTTGCGCTCGATGGGGATCCAGAAGCCCGCCGGGGAGAGCGCCGCCGCCGAGTGCACGGCGTTGCGGCGCGCGAGCTCCAGCGAGATGGCGCCGCCGAGCGAGTTACCGGCGACGCGCGGGCGATCGAGCCCCGTCTTTCGAATCCAGGCTTCGACCGCGTCGGTCAACGTGTGCACGTTCGAGCTCGTTCCCGCTGGGAGCGGCGGCGAGCTCGCAAAACCGGGGAGATCGATGGCAAACACCTCGCGCTCGCGGGCCAGCCGCGCGACCACCGGCTTCCATACGCCGGCGCGGCTGCCGATGCCGTGAATCAAGAGGAGAGGAGGTCCGGAACCAATTCGCTCGACGTGGAGATCCGATGCGTGCGTCATGGTGGAGTATGGACATGGTACCGCATCGCGCCATCGCCGCGCTCCATCATCGAAGAACTACACCGGCTCCAGAGGATTCGATTCGTAACATGCGACCAGTTGGGCGATGAGCTCCCCATCCGAGGCAAACACCGTATCGTCGATGCATCCGATGGATTGCGCGATCGAAACAGTGCTGGTCAGAAACGCCGCGCGAAACGATGAAAGCGCCTCGAGCCGCACCTCGCGCGTTTCGGAGGGGATCCCTTTGGCCTCGAGCCCCTTCTGAACGAGCTGCAAGGTGATGCCGGGGAGCGCCGGCGCGCTCGGCCAGACGACGCGCGAGCCATCGAAGAAGCCGACATTCCAGACGGAGCCCTCCTCAATCCGGCCTTCTCCATCCACGAAGAGAACATCGTCCCAACCGGCCGCCATGGCCGGGCGGCCGTGCTCCAGGAGCGCCAGCCCAATGCCAATGTGCTTGATGTGCGGCAACGAACGCTCGAAGCGAACCGACTTCACGCGCGGCGCGCCGGATGGGGGCATCCGCGGCGAGGAGACGGTCACGAGCAGGTCGAGCGGAATGGGGTCGCGGGAGCGCGCCATCCAATCCATGGTGCGGGGGAACACGTTGATCCGAGCGGAAGCCGCGTCCACCCCCTCGAGGGCATGGCGAAGGTAGGCGCGGACGGTCGCGGGATCGACCTCGGTGCCGAAGAGGTCGCGGCTGCTCGTTCGAAGCCGCTCGAGGTGCAACCCCAAGCCGCGTACGGCGCCACCGCGGACCTGCATCGTCGAAAAATGACCATAGGCAATCCGCGACACGATGGGCATGTCGTTCAGTCCCACGGGAACGCCATTGAGCTCGTAACGGTCCATGCCCAACTCCTAGTACGCCGCCGGCGGCCTCGTTCTTTTTTTTCGATCGCGCGGAACCTTTGCCCGCCCCGTCTGTCTCACCCTACGAGCGCCCGAACACGAGGGTGCGCGAGCACGCCGGTGCGCTGTGCAGAGGATAGGTGCGTGATGACGACGGCCATGATTCACTCGAATAACGACGCCGAGTTCTTCGCTTCGCTCGAACGCGACGACCTGGACCAAATCGAGGCCACGCTCTCGTGGGGAGACGACGTCCTCGAGGTGCGCCATCTCCCCGCGGGCGCTGGGGTGTCCATCGGAGAACGTGCAGATTGCACATTTTGCGTGCCCACCTCGCAGCTCCCCCCTCCACACGTGGGCAGCGATCGCGTCGAGTTGCTCGCCGCCGGCAGCGCGGCGCTCGGGCGCGATGCACCGCTGCTCATCGAGCTCGGTCCGTTTCGCATCCGCCTGCGGCTCGTTCCCGCTGGACGGCACGTGCCCTTTGCGTGGTGGGCGGCGCTGAAAGAGAGCGCGCTCGGGAGCGTGGGGACGTCGCTGGCCGTGCACGCCATGCTCGTCGGCTCGCTCGCCATGTTCCTTCCGTCGCTGGGGGCCGACGACGATGAAGCCATCGTGCGCGACCGAATCTACACGATGCAAAAATACTTGCTCAGCGCGGCCGAACGCGAGCGCGACGCGCAGCAGGAGAGCGCGGGCCCCGCGGGCGGCCCCGCCGAGTCGGACGCCTCCGGCAAACAGGCGCTGAACGAGTCGGGCATCATGGGCCGCGTCAACGCGCCGACCACCCACGGGTACTGGAGCGCGCGAGGCGACGCCAAGCCGCACGAGGCGACGCTCTCGCGGGAGGCTCACGCGATGGAGCTCGCGCAGGTGCGTGATTTCGGCCTCCTCGGGATACTGGCGACATCGTCGCTGTCCGATCCCAACGCGCCGGTGGTGCCCTGGGGCGAAAACCTTCGCGGCGCCGACCGTGAGAGCCACCTCGGCGCGATGTGGGGCAACGATCCGGGCGACAACGGTGGCATCGGGGGGCTCGGGCTGTCGGGCACCGGCGAGGGTGGATGCCCCGCCGGCTCGGTCCATTGCGGTCAGGGCATCGGGGTGGGCGACATCGGTCAGCTCGGGCACCAGCTCGACGATCACCTTGGACACTGCGTGGGGCCCAACTGCGGGCGGGGACCGGGAGGCGATGGGCGCGGCATCGGGAGCTCACCGATTCTCGGCGCCCACGTTCCCAAGCCGCCGCGCATCCGCACCTGCGGCGATCAAGCGTGCGGCTTCGAGGCCATGGGGCGCATTCCGCCGGAGGTCATTCAGCGCATCGTCCGTCAAAACGCGGGCCGCTACCGTCTTTGCTACGAGCATGGGCTACGGGACAACCCATCGCTCAACGGTCACGTGCGCGTGAAGTTCGTCATCGACCGGAACGGCGCCGTTTCCTTGGCGCAAGATGGCGGGAGTGATCTACCCGATGAGCGCGTGCGCAGCTGCGTGGTCCAGAGCTTCTACGCCCTCGCCTTTCCCAGCCCCGAGGGCGGCACCGTGCGCGTAACCTACCCGCTCATTTTCAGCCCCGCCGAGAACTAACGCGTTCCGGCGACAACTAACGGTTTCTAACGAAAATGAATGGAACCGAGCGGTTCCTATCCCGAACGAATGGAATCGAACGGTTCCTATCACGAACGAATGGAACCGAGCGGTTCCTATCCCGAACGAAGGGATCTCAACGTTCCTCACCCCGAACGAACGGATCCCAACGGTTCCTAACCCCGAACGAATGGAATCGAACGGTTCCTATCCCGAACAAATGGATCTCAACGTTCCTCATCCCGAACGAACGGATCCCAACGGTTCCTAACCCGAGCGAATGAAACCGAACGGTTCCTATCACGAACGAATGGATCTCAACGTTCCTCACTCCGAACGTATGAAACCGAACGGTTCCTAACCCCGAACGAACGGATCCCAACGGTCGCTATCCCGAACGAATGGATCTCAACGTTCCTCACCCCGAACGAACGGATCCCAACGGTTCCTAACCCGAACGAACGGATCCCAACGGTTCCTAACCCGAACGAATGGAATCGAACGGTTCCTAACCCGAACGAATGGAATCAAACAGTTCCTAATCCGAACGAACGGATCTCAACAGTTCCTAACCGCGAACGACGCGAACGAACGGATCTCAACGGTTCCTAACCGCGAA contains these protein-coding regions:
- a CDS encoding AgmX/PglI C-terminal domain-containing protein: MTTAMIHSNNDAEFFASLERDDLDQIEATLSWGDDVLEVRHLPAGAGVSIGERADCTFCVPTSQLPPPHVGSDRVELLAAGSAALGRDAPLLIELGPFRIRLRLVPAGRHVPFAWWAALKESALGSVGTSLAVHAMLVGSLAMFLPSLGADDDEAIVRDRIYTMQKYLLSAAERERDAQQESAGPAGGPAESDASGKQALNESGIMGRVNAPTTHGYWSARGDAKPHEATLSREAHAMELAQVRDFGLLGILATSSLSDPNAPVVPWGENLRGADRESHLGAMWGNDPGDNGGIGGLGLSGTGEGGCPAGSVHCGQGIGVGDIGQLGHQLDDHLGHCVGPNCGRGPGGDGRGIGSSPILGAHVPKPPRIRTCGDQACGFEAMGRIPPEVIQRIVRQNAGRYRLCYEHGLRDNPSLNGHVRVKFVIDRNGAVSLAQDGGSDLPDERVRSCVVQSFYALAFPSPEGGTVRVTYPLIFSPAEN
- a CDS encoding alpha/beta hydrolase produces the protein MTHASDLHVERIGSGPPLLLIHGIGSRAGVWKPVVARLAREREVFAIDLPGFASSPPLPAGTSSNVHTLTDAVEAWIRKTGLDRPRVAGNSLGGAISLELARRNAVHSAAALSPAGFWIPIERKYAQSVLRSARSIGRRVRPFAPRLARSRTLRSLLAGPFFARPSRLDVDDVLLDLTALLDAPAFDETLDSAQLYRFARGEEIHVPVTIAWGTRDLLLLPQQAWRAKRLLPNARHVPLHGCGHVPMADDPEAVANVLLLH
- a CDS encoding aminotransferase class IV, which produces MDRYELNGVPVGLNDMPIVSRIAYGHFSTMQVRGGAVRGLGLHLERLRTSSRDLFGTEVDPATVRAYLRHALEGVDAASARINVFPRTMDWMARSRDPIPLDLLVTVSSPRMPPSGAPRVKSVRFERSLPHIKHIGIGLALLEHGRPAMAAGWDDVLFVDGEGRIEEGSVWNVGFFDGSRVVWPSAPALPGITLQLVQKGLEAKGIPSETREVRLEALSSFRAAFLTSTVSIAQSIGCIDDTVFASDGELIAQLVACYESNPLEPV